One Paenibacillus sp. FSL W8-0186 genomic window carries:
- the rpsL gene encoding 30S ribosomal protein S12: MPTINQLVRKGRQDKIYKSKSPALHRGFNALKREATELNSPQKRGVCTRVGTMTPKKPNSALRKYARVRLTNRVEVTAYIPGIGHNLQEHSVVLIRGGRVKDLPGVRYHIVRGALDTAGVNNRMQARSKYGAKRPKAKK, encoded by the coding sequence ATGCCAACAATCAACCAATTGGTACGTAAAGGTCGTCAAGACAAGATTTACAAATCCAAATCACCAGCATTGCACAGAGGGTTTAACGCTCTCAAACGCGAAGCTACCGAATTGAATTCTCCTCAAAAACGTGGTGTGTGCACTCGGGTAGGGACAATGACTCCTAAGAAACCGAACTCCGCACTTCGTAAATACGCGCGTGTTCGCTTGACGAACCGTGTTGAGGTGACTGCTTATATCCCAGGTATCGGACACAACCTGCAAGAGCACAGTGTCGTGCTGATTCGCGGTGGCCGGGTCAAAGACCTTCCAGGGGTACGTTATCATATCGTTCGCGGAGCGCTGGATACGGCTGGAGTGAACAACCGTATGCAAGCTCGTTCCAAATACGGCGCAAAACGTCCAAAAGCAAAAAAATAA
- a CDS encoding ribosomal L7Ae/L30e/S12e/Gadd45 family protein, protein MSNDRGLQDAHVKIGTKQTMRAVELGRAEEVYVAEDADPRLTSKIIALCNQHGVKLTYVDTMHNLGIACGIEVGAAMAAIVKR, encoded by the coding sequence ATGTCTAACGATAGAGGGCTACAGGACGCTCATGTCAAAATCGGCACGAAACAAACGATGCGGGCAGTAGAGCTCGGTCGTGCCGAAGAAGTATATGTGGCTGAAGATGCAGATCCGCGCCTTACATCGAAGATTATCGCTCTGTGTAACCAACATGGTGTCAAATTGACTTATGTGGATACGATGCACAATCTCGGCATTGCTTGCGGGATTGAAGTAGGGGCAGCGATGGCTGCGATTGTAAAGAGATAG